The following coding sequences lie in one Flagellimonas eckloniae genomic window:
- a CDS encoding TonB-dependent receptor: MFRCCTNLFAILFFYGVSYAQIKTTTFSIEAQGETKEQLLNKIEASTGFKFYYLAEWLDNTPIYKSYGNSTIQSVLEDVLADTNLHFIEYGNGNVYLTQGRLIHDYLPDDFFPAIKEVTTESSDTNEASSISVVLDNQKAPERRRRKTVRIGKQNAGATNSEFTISGYVKNELSGSPLPNVVVSTDKNKNTLTNNQGYYSLELPYGQNIIFTDALGLERMEQPVVVYSDGVLDITLKESVEQLDEVIISANSRQVIDGTTTGKNTIESEESKTIPVVLGERDLLKIATTLPGITTAGEGSAGFNVRGGKTDQNLILLDNSVLYNSSHFFGIFQALNPYTVKSIDIYKGNIPAEFGGRLSSVFNINTIDSNTEKISGEASIGPVTGNLKLEIPIVKEKAALMVAGRGTYSDWILGALDNEDLQGRSAFFYDLIAKYQHELNSKNNVEAMAYYSKDAFSITQDSLYAYENKLVSMQWNHKLNEKHQGSLKLSRSDYFFEIDYDGRPQIDFNYNFNIKETQLKLKMRYAANTNHSFTYGISSKLYELSPGTIDGKSELSQVEEFSLSEEKGLESAIFIADNIKVSEKLQLDLGLRYSIFNAIGPSEQRIYAENQPRNETSLLETQSFDSGDLFKTYSFPEVRVGARYYIKPDFSAKASYSSSTQYIHSLSNNTTVSPIDTWKLSDINIEPQRASLFSAGLYKFFGDNTYETSIEGFYKTQNNILDFKVGAQLLLNEVIEQETLQGKGKSYGVEFLLKKNRGALTGWLGYTYSRSFFQLRSDFPEEQVSNGEFFPANFDKPHDISLVSNYNITKRLSFSTNFTYQTGRPVTFPTGTFFFNGEQQVLYSQRNKFRIPDYYRLDIGFNLEGNHKKKKLAHSFWSFSIYNVLGRNNPYSVFFVTQDGEVKAFQSSVFNIPVPSLTYNLKF; encoded by the coding sequence ATGTTTAGATGTTGTACCAATCTTTTTGCTATTCTATTTTTTTACGGTGTCTCTTATGCACAGATAAAGACAACAACTTTCTCCATTGAAGCCCAAGGTGAGACAAAAGAACAATTGCTCAATAAAATTGAAGCTTCTACGGGTTTTAAGTTTTATTATTTAGCTGAATGGTTGGATAACACCCCTATTTACAAATCGTATGGGAATAGCACAATACAAAGTGTTTTAGAGGATGTACTCGCAGATACCAACTTGCATTTTATAGAATATGGTAATGGAAACGTGTATCTCACACAAGGAAGGCTTATTCACGATTATTTGCCGGATGACTTTTTTCCAGCTATAAAAGAGGTGACCACAGAATCTTCTGATACCAATGAGGCTTCATCAATTTCTGTTGTATTGGATAACCAAAAGGCCCCTGAAAGAAGGAGAAGAAAAACCGTAAGAATAGGAAAACAAAATGCAGGTGCTACCAATTCAGAATTTACAATATCTGGTTATGTTAAAAATGAGCTTAGCGGAAGCCCCCTTCCCAATGTTGTTGTAAGTACGGACAAGAACAAAAACACCCTCACCAACAACCAGGGGTACTATAGTCTCGAATTACCTTATGGCCAAAACATAATTTTTACTGATGCTCTAGGGCTTGAACGTATGGAGCAACCAGTTGTAGTCTATAGCGATGGTGTTCTTGATATAACATTAAAGGAGAGTGTTGAGCAATTGGATGAAGTAATTATAAGTGCAAACAGCAGACAGGTCATAGACGGAACCACTACCGGTAAAAACACTATAGAATCTGAAGAGTCCAAGACAATACCGGTTGTTTTGGGAGAACGTGATCTACTAAAAATTGCAACAACCCTTCCAGGAATCACAACTGCTGGTGAAGGCTCTGCAGGATTTAACGTGAGGGGAGGAAAGACTGACCAAAACCTTATTCTTTTAGATAACTCGGTTCTTTATAACTCCTCGCATTTCTTTGGAATCTTTCAAGCTTTAAACCCGTATACGGTCAAATCCATTGATATTTATAAAGGAAATATCCCCGCAGAATTTGGCGGAAGGCTTTCATCCGTATTCAATATCAATACAATAGATAGTAATACTGAAAAAATATCTGGTGAAGCTTCCATAGGCCCCGTTACTGGTAATTTAAAGTTGGAAATTCCCATTGTAAAGGAAAAGGCAGCTTTGATGGTAGCTGGCCGAGGCACATATTCAGATTGGATATTGGGAGCTTTGGACAATGAAGATTTACAAGGAAGAAGTGCTTTTTTCTATGATTTGATTGCCAAATACCAACATGAGCTCAACTCAAAAAACAATGTTGAAGCTATGGCATATTATAGCAAAGATGCCTTTAGTATAACCCAAGATTCCCTTTATGCTTATGAAAATAAGCTTGTTTCAATGCAATGGAACCATAAATTGAATGAAAAGCACCAGGGAAGTTTAAAACTTTCTAGAAGCGATTACTTTTTTGAAATCGATTATGATGGTAGACCACAAATAGACTTCAACTACAACTTCAATATCAAGGAAACGCAACTGAAGCTTAAGATGCGATATGCTGCTAATACAAATCATTCCTTCACCTATGGGATATCGAGTAAGTTATATGAACTAAGCCCGGGAACCATAGATGGAAAAAGTGAGCTAAGTCAAGTTGAGGAATTTTCGCTGTCCGAAGAGAAAGGCTTGGAGTCCGCCATTTTTATCGCCGATAATATAAAAGTTTCAGAAAAGCTGCAATTGGATTTAGGTTTACGGTATTCAATTTTTAATGCTATCGGACCATCGGAACAACGAATTTATGCCGAAAACCAGCCCAGAAACGAAACATCTTTATTAGAAACCCAAAGTTTTGATAGTGGAGACTTATTTAAGACCTATTCCTTTCCGGAAGTAAGAGTAGGTGCACGATATTATATTAAACCAGATTTTTCGGCCAAAGCTAGCTATAGTAGTTCTACCCAATACATTCATTCGCTATCAAACAATACAACTGTATCTCCCATAGATACCTGGAAACTTTCAGATATAAATATAGAACCACAAAGAGCTTCCTTATTTTCTGCGGGATTATACAAATTCTTTGGAGACAATACCTATGAAACCAGCATAGAAGGGTTCTACAAAACCCAAAACAACATTTTAGATTTTAAAGTAGGTGCCCAACTGCTATTAAATGAAGTTATTGAACAAGAAACACTTCAGGGAAAAGGAAAATCATATGGGGTTGAATTCTTGTTGAAAAAGAATAGAGGTGCGCTAACTGGATGGCTTGGGTATACCTATTCAAGATCCTTCTTTCAATTAAGAAGCGATTTTCCAGAGGAACAGGTGAGTAATGGCGAGTTTTTTCCAGCAAATTTTGACAAACCCCATGACATAAGCTTGGTATCGAATTACAATATCACAAAGCGATTGAGTTTTTCCACCAATTTCACATATCAAACCGGTAGACCAGTAACTTTTCCTACAGGAACCTTCTTTTTCAATGGAGAACAACAGGTTTTGTATAGTCAAAGAAACAAGTTTAGAATCCCCGACTATTATCGTTTGGATATAGGGTTCAATCTTGAAGGCAATCATAAAAAAAAGAAGTTAGCACATAGTTTTTGGAGTTTTTCCATTTACAATGTCCTTGGAAGAAATAATCCATACTCCGTGTTTTTTGTTACACAAGATGGAGAGGTAAAAGCCTTCCAAAGTTCTGTTTTCAATATTCCGGTCCCATCCCTAACCTATAATCTTAAATTCTAA
- a CDS encoding DUF4249 domain-containing protein has translation MKKSGYMFRIKKKIFFAIALSLIVISGCVEPFEISPQTFDDVLIVEATLTNEEKTQVISLSRTGILGSTEPIWEEGAEVIVTQDSNNTLRFLETQPGIYESEFEFAALPTSSYQLSITTRDGDSYTSNQENLPSSAVIDDVIARKITNDDGIEGIEIFVNSFDATGQSKFYRYSYEETYKIIAPQWNQFEAFVVSENPPSVDIRLRPQEELICYGNNASSTSILFSTTTLNEDRVSELPIRFIEKSDFIIAHRYSILVKQIVQTEQAFQFYEKLRELSSQGNLLSQSQPGFLIGNVFPDQETSKSVTGYFDVSSVSTKRLFFNFEDFFDDIGTPAYIVGCEQILTPTLDADRFGNSALIQAIQNNSLEFFNDNVGMGGVTPQGEGPFQMVPRICGDCTVIGSNEVPEFWIE, from the coding sequence ATGAAAAAATCAGGATACATGTTTAGGATCAAAAAAAAGATATTCTTTGCTATCGCATTATCTTTAATCGTTATTTCTGGCTGTGTAGAACCCTTTGAAATATCACCACAGACTTTTGACGATGTTCTTATTGTTGAGGCAACATTGACCAATGAAGAAAAAACGCAGGTCATTTCTCTTAGTAGAACTGGAATTTTGGGAAGTACGGAGCCTATTTGGGAAGAAGGAGCTGAAGTAATTGTCACCCAAGATTCAAATAACACACTAAGATTCCTCGAGACTCAACCAGGTATTTATGAATCTGAATTTGAATTCGCGGCATTACCAACAAGCAGTTATCAATTGTCAATCACTACAAGAGATGGGGATAGTTATACTTCCAATCAAGAAAATCTCCCCTCCTCTGCCGTTATTGATGATGTAATAGCCAGAAAAATAACAAATGACGATGGTATAGAGGGAATTGAAATCTTTGTAAACAGTTTTGATGCCACTGGCCAGTCTAAGTTTTATCGATATTCTTATGAAGAAACTTATAAGATAATTGCACCCCAATGGAATCAGTTCGAAGCTTTTGTTGTTTCGGAAAACCCGCCATCAGTTGATATTCGTTTAAGACCACAGGAAGAATTAATATGTTACGGAAACAATGCGTCAAGCACAAGTATTTTGTTTTCAACCACCACTCTTAACGAAGATCGTGTCTCTGAATTGCCCATTAGGTTTATTGAAAAATCAGATTTCATAATCGCACACCGCTATAGCATATTGGTAAAACAAATTGTTCAGACAGAACAGGCCTTTCAGTTTTATGAAAAATTACGGGAGCTTTCAAGTCAAGGAAACCTGTTGTCCCAAAGTCAGCCTGGGTTCTTGATTGGAAATGTTTTTCCTGACCAGGAAACATCCAAGAGTGTTACGGGTTATTTTGATGTTTCTTCAGTTTCCACAAAGCGACTTTTTTTCAACTTTGAAGATTTTTTTGATGATATTGGAACGCCCGCCTACATAGTAGGTTGTGAACAAATTTTAACACCCACGCTGGATGCAGACCGTTTTGGAAATTCAGCATTGATTCAAGCAATACAAAACAATTCATTGGAATTTTTTAATGATAATGTTGGTATGGGCGGCGTTACACCACAAGGAGAAGGGCCTTTTCAAATGGTTCCACGAATCTGCGGTGATTGTACAGTCATTGGAAGCAATGAAGTTCCAGAATTTTGGATTGAATAA